The Siansivirga zeaxanthinifaciens CC-SAMT-1 region GCTTTTATGGAATTACTACCTCTTGTATAAGGATTATAGTAATAGGCTTTAATCACTTCACATAGGTCAACCATACCTCTTGAGGGTTTCCATATTTCTCCTTTGTAATCTGTACTCTTTGGAGGCGTTGTTAATGATTTAATAAAAGTTATTAATTCAACTCTATCAGGCTCATTAGAATTTTCTAATTGAACTTTAACTTGATTAAGTGTAGAATTTTCATAAGTTGAAAATTGAAAGACAGTTCCATTGTTTTGTTCTAAAGCTAATTTTAATTCTCTAACAAACTCAAAGTTTGGAAATTCACCAGCATTTATATTGATATACTCATTAGCATGCACTATACTGCCATCCTCATTATAAATATGATGTGAAAACTGAAAAACAACTTTCTCATATGGATGCTGTCCAGCATAAAAAGGCAAAGGAGATACTGACGCTTCAAAATCAATGAAATTTAAAGGAAACTGCCAACTATCCATTTCAGCTTTTAACTTGGCTTTTAAAACCTTTGGTTCAAAATCTTTTTCAGTGGCCTTCGTTTTTTGTATTAACTGTCTTTCATATGAGGTCATTCCATCTAAAATAGGTTTAGATACACTTTTAGGCTTTAATAATTCATCATCAATATCTTCTAATTTTAAAATTTCTAACTCTTGAAATGTTTTAAGTTTTGTATAATGTAATTTCCAAATTTCAAAAGCATTTGGGTCTTTAAAATCATCTTCTTTCCAACCCATTTTTTTTGAAAAGCATTCTTTAAAACCAGACTTTAAATTTTGACTTTCAACATCTGTTTTAAACTCACATTTCTTACAGGCTTGAAAATTTAAATCAAAATCGAAATAACGGTCTTCTTTATATGCTTTTGAAAAAAGCTGAATAGCGTCTTCAAATTCATATTCTTTTAAAATCCGATGTTTCCCTGATACTATATTATTGATTACACCAGAAACATCAACCTTTGATAAAACAGATTCTTTGTCAGGATTGTTTAGCTTCAATATTTTTGGCTCTACGCCTGTGCGATTATTAGACTTTTTGGTAACTCTAAACAGCTGATTTAACCCTTCTATTGTAGTTGTTTTATCCTTATCAGCCAACATTAAAAAAGGTGTAACAGTAAATTCAGGAAATGATTTTTCTATAACATATTTCTGAAATGCTACATCAAATAAATAGGGTGCCCAGGACTTTTCTATACCATCCCTTTTTCCAACAAATTCATAATTGGAATTAGAAGAATAAAAGGATTTAGACTTAACTTCAATAAGATTAATTTGATTTCCCTTTTTTTCTAAAATATCAACTCGAATAAAAAGATTGTCAAACTGAAAAGCTGCTTCAAAAATAACTACATTTTCTCTTTCTAGAAGCTTGTTGGTTTCTTCTAACTTATCCTTATAATCATAAGCTCCATCAGACTTTTTATCTTCAATCAAAATACCATTTGGATAATGTAATTTAGCTAGTTCTTCAACTTGAAAACCACCTGATGCTAATGCATCTAAAAAAGGATTATCTACTTTCAAATTAGCATAATCCGTCTTTTTCGTATAATACAATTTGTTAGGACATTCCAATGCTAATTTAAATCTAGACTTTGTAAGTGCTCTCATATAATATAAATATAATTAATAATATGTAATTATGGTTTATTAAATAATTTTAAAAGTGGGATCTTCCTGTTCAAGAAAATATTCTATTTCTGTTTTATGTTCATAGTAGATAATAAGAATTGAAAGAGCGAATGCTGGAAGTAGAGAGCGGGGAACCTTTTCACTTATTAGCATCATATCTAGACCCTCCATTACAGACTGATGCACGTCTGTTTCAGTAATAAAAAACTCAGAAAATGATTCCGTTTGTTTATCCCATTTTGGAGCTATTAAAATCTTGGTACCAAGTTTGTTCTCATAAGTTGGAAGAAAATTTTCAAAAGCACTTTCCCATTTTAAAAAATCAATAGAATTTTTTGGTCTTTTACTCCAATAATTTTTTTGGTATCTGAAATAATAAACACCGAGATTATGAACAATATTCATTTGCTCAATAGGAAATTTTGATTCAGAAAACTCCTTAAATAATTTGAAGTTTTCCTCTGGATTTGTTTCTAAATTATGATTGAAATAAGTTGTAAACTCTTCTGCAAAACCTTCATACCTTAAATCAAATAGAATTTGAAAGTATGGTATTTTTAATAAAAAAGATGGTCGTAACGGAAGTTTCATACTTGATTTTATTAATGGTTAATTATATACAAATGACTATTTTTTAATGGACATATTATGTCCATCTATTGATTAATCCTTTTAAAAAATAATAACAAACACTAGCAAAAAGAATTGGCCACAATAAAATAACCAAATGAGGATTTAAAGGTTCATCTGAAGTTTCTTTATCATTGAATATTTCAATTTTATCAAAACTAGAAACACCGTAGTTTATTAATAATCCAATAATAAAATACAGAGCAATTAAATTTAAAATCATAATATTATTTTTTTACAACATTACTTCCTATATTGGACAAATAACGTCCAGACTATTAAAAAATGAAATCTTATCCAAACCTATCTCGTTTAATTTTGATTATTGATATTTTAAAGAGAAACCGATTAACAAAGGCAAAATTGAAAGATAGATTGGAAAATTTTGATGTTTATGTTTCAGAAAAAACACTGCAAAGAGATTTTAATATTATTAAAGACCTTGGTTATGATTTAATCTTAAACAATTCATACGAGTTATCCATTGAAAATGATATTACCCATGAAATAGATATTTTAAATAAGGTTAAAGACCAAATGAACTCTAATGGTTTACATCAGTTTATAACAGATGAGAACACCTTGCAAACGCCTCCAACTATAAGTTCTGGAATATTGCCAACCATATTAAAATCAATAACAAACAGATTATCCATCAGTTTTGTATATCAATCATTTAATTCTAACCATAAAAGCAGTCGTCATGTAGCACCATTAGTCTTGAAGGAATATAATGGGCAATGGCATTTGCTAGCTTTTGAATTATATTCTGACGACCCTATAGCAAAAGTATTCGGTTGTGATAGAATTAATTCATTAAGTACACAAGAGCAATTTGAGATTAATTTAATAGACAAAAACAAGCAAAAAATCATTGACTTTAAAAACACACTAGGAGCTTCTATGCCTTTAAGCGAATGGGAGCCTTCAAAACCATATTTTAAAGCTCCAACCACAGAAACAATTATAATAGAGGTTAAAGATAATTATTTACCCTATTTAAAAAATAATCCAATTCATTATTCTCAACACATTTCAAATGAGAAAGAAGGTGAATTTACTAAAGTGCATTTTAAACTTATTCCGAATTTAGAATTAATAAAATTTATACTTGCACAGCAAGGTGATATTAAAATAATTGAGCCTGTGAATTTGAAGAAGTTTATTCGGGAGTATTATAAAAACTTGATTTCAGATATTACTTAAAAAGGGAAGCTAATCCTTCCCTTCAATTTCTCCATTTCCAAGCTAATTTTCTTCTGCACAACCTTACCATAGCTTTCTTGTGTTACTTTCATATCTGAATGTCCAAATAACTCGCTTACAATTTCCATTGCCACATTATACCAAGATACATCGGAGACATAGATAATCCTGAAGGAGGAGGAAGAGGTGCTATTCCAGAGAAAAGAACTTATAAATAACATTAATTCTAATCTTTCATACTGACGCGCCTAATAATAAACTTAAAAGCTTTAAATAACTTGGGCACCTTTTTAAAATATACGGGCACCTATTTGGGCACCTTTTCTTGAATAATAACTTGGCAACTTGTCAATTTGCTCAAGTCTTGATAGAATACAAAAAACATGTATAAACCCCTGTAGAAACTGTATAAAACCAAAAAAGACCTTACATTTCTGTAAAGTCTTTTTTTTGTTTTTGCTCCCCCTCTTGGGCTCGAACCAAGGACCCTTTGATTAACAGTCAAATGCTCTAACCAACTGAGCTAAGGAGGAGTGTTAGGTTATTTTGCCTAAGCGAGTGCAAATATAAGAGCCTTTTTCATATCTACAAACTTTTTTTAAAAAAATATAAAACTTTTTTATTTCGAGTTTAGCCACTCGGTAATGCCCTTGTAAACATCGTTTCCATTAGCAAATAATACTAAGGCAATTAGAATAAAGAAGCCTACCATTTGAGCATATTCCATAAACTTATCACCTGGTTTTCTTCCCGATATTATTTCATATAATAAAAACATAACATGACCACCGTCTAAAGCCGGAATAGGCAATAAATTTAAAACGCCTAACATAATAGATAGAAAAGCTGTAATGCTCCAGAAGTTTTGCCAATTCCAATAATCTGGAAAAATATCGTAAATAGCTTTAAAACCGCCAACACCTTTATAAGCCCCTGTGCTTGGTGTGAAAATAGCTTTAAATTGAGTTAAGTACGATGATACTTTATCGCCCGCTTTTTTAAAACCAACAGGAACAGATTCTATTAAACTATATTTTAAAGTTTCGTAATTATAATACCCTAATTTCTCTAAAGTTTCAGGTGTTGAAGCACTCGCATAATACAACGCTAATCGGCCTTCGTTATCAACTTTTAAAGGCACTTGTACTTCTTCATCATTTCTTAAAACGGTTGCCGTTACTTGCTGTCCTTTAAACTTTTCTAAACCTGATTTTACCTGGTCGATATATTTCGTTTTAAAATCGTTAATAGATAAGAAAATATCGCCCGCTTTAATGCCACTCGCTTTGTTAAAAGAAGTATCGGGAACCTGCATAACAATAAAAGGTTCTCTTAAACTTATAAATCCTTTTTCTTTGGCGTCCATTAATTGCGACAAGAAATCTTCTGGCATTTTAATGGTAGTTGTTACACCATCTCTTTCTACGGTTACTTCTTTACCAAATAATACTTTTTCAGAAATTTCAGAGAATTTTTCAATTCTATCACCATCAACAGAAATAATTTTATCCCCGGTTAAAAGCCCAGCTTTATTAGCCACCGAACTTTCAATTAAAACACCGTCTTTTATGCTAGCATTAGGTAAAAATTTATCGCCATAGGCATAACTCATGCCTATATAAATAAGAATGGCCAGCAAGAAATTTACAGTTACACCACCTAACATAATTATTAAACGTTGCCAGGCTGGTTTAGAACGAAACTCCCATGGTTGTGGTTCTTTCGCCATTTGCTCGGTATCCATACTTTCGTCTATCATACCAGAAATTTTAACGTAACCTCCTAAGGGCAACCAACCAATTCCGTAAACGGTATCTCCAATTTTCTTTTTAAACAAAGAAAATTTCACATCAAAAAAGAGATAGAATTTTTCAACTCTGGTTTTAAAAGCTTTGGCAGGAATAAAATGTCCTAATTCGTGTAATATTATTAGTAATGAAAGGCTCAATAAAAATTGAGATATTTTAATAACAAATTCCATATATTTTCTTTCGATTTTTTATAATCGCGTAAAAGTAAGCTTTTAAACCAACTTTAAAAAACCATTTGTAGTATGTACTTATATTTAACAAGAATTTAAAGGTATATAAAGGCATGAGGTGTTTAATTTTAGCCGTATTTTTGCATAAATTAAATTTTAAACAGCAATATGTTATCGTTTTTTAAAGATTACAAAACCTTTGGAATTGTTTTTTTAATTCTTTCTGTAATTATTATTTCCATAATTTATAATACACTTAATGTGTACCAGCCGCTTCCCATTTATCAACCTACTATGGTAAGTACCGAGTTAGTAGACAGCACCATTCAGTATAAGAGAAAGTATCATAAAATTGCCGATTTTAAGCTTATCAATCAAAATGGAAAAACCATAACTCAAGACGATTATAAAGACAAAATTTATGTGGCAGATTTCTTTTTTACCACATGCCAAACCATATGCCCTATTATGACAGGGCATATGGCCGAAATTCAAAAAGCAATTTTAAATGATGATGATGTAATGCTGCTTTCGCATTCGGTAACACCAGAAATTGATTCCGTAGCCCAACTAAAACGCTATGCACTTGAAAAAGGTGTTGTTGATAGCAAATGGAATTTAGTAACAGGCGATAAAAAGCAAATTTACGAACTTGCCAGAAAAAGTTATTTAGCCGTTAAAACCTTTGGTGATGCGGGTCCTTTTGATATGATACATACAGAAAATTTTATGCTTATAGATAAAAAACGACAAATTAGAGGTTTTTACGATGGCACAAATGAAGAGGACATTCAAAAATTATTAAATGATATTGATATTTTAAAAGAAGAGAAATAATTTTTTGTGATGCTAAAGATGGGTTGTAGTTTAAGCAATATATTATTGAAAAAAACGAATTATTAAACTTTAAACCTCTAAACTTTTTTAACTCTTAAACTTTTACCTTACTTTTGCCTCTTTAAAATCAATCTAAATAAGCTTGGAGACTACTTTAGCCAATTTAAAACGAGGCGAACGCGCCATTATACGGGATGTTTCTTCTAGAGAAATACCCTTAAAATTATTGGAAATGGGTTGTTTACCCGGCAATTTTGTCGAGCTTGTTCAATTGGCACCTTTTAAAGACCCCATGTACCTCAATATTAATGGTTCTCATGTGGCAATTAGAAAGGAAACTGCTGTTCATATTTTAATTGAAAAAGTAGATGAGTAAACAAATAAATGTTGCCTTAATTGGTAATCCAAATACCGGAAAAACCTCTGTTTTTAATGCTTTAACTGGGCTAAACCAAAAGGTGGGAAACTACCCGGGTATAACCGTAGAGAAAAAAGAAGGTATTTGCAAATTGCCACGTGGTGTAAAGGCGCATATTATCGATTTACCCGGTACTTACAGTTTAAATGCCTCGTCGCTAGACGAGAATGTTGTTATAGAATTACTCTTAAATAAAAACGATAAAGATTTTCCAGACATAGCTGTTGTTGTTAGTGATGTAGAAAATTTAAAACGTAATTTATTGCTGTTTACTCAGATTAAAGATTTAGAAATCCCAACGCTTTTGGTTATTAACATGGCCGATAGAATGCGTTATAAAGGCATTTCGTTAGATATCGATTATCTGGAAAAACAACTTCAAACCAAAATAGCACTGGTTAGTACCAGAAAAAAAGAAGGTATAGACACTTTAAAACAGCTTATTTCTAATTATAAAGATTTATCTATTACGCCTTGTTTAAATGCTTCTGAAATTGATAAAGATTATTTTGATAGCTTACGCCATGCCTTTCCAAATCAATTACTTTATAAATTATGGCTGGTTATTACTCAAGATGTTAATTTTGGAAAAACCGATAGAAATGAAATTGAAGCAGTTGCCAATTTTAAAACAAAAAGTAAAATTGATTTAAAGCGTTTACAGCAAAAAGAAACCATAAAACGATACCAATTTATAAACCATGTTTTAAAAGTTGGACAAACCATAGACATATCGCAAGCCAAAGATTTACGCACCAAACTAGATCGTATTTTAACGCACCGCGTTTGGGGTTATCTTATTTTCTTTTTAATTCTTTTAACCATTTTTCAAGCTATTTACGATTGGTCTAGCGTACCAATGGATTTTATAGACAATACTTTTGCTCTGCTTAGCGAGTGGGTTAAAGACAAACTTCCTTCTGGCGCCTTTACTAATTTATTGGCCGAAGGTATTATACCAGGACTTGGAGGTATCGTTATTTTTATTCCTCAAATTGCCTTTTTGTTCTTGTTTATTTCGGTGCTTGAAGAAAGTGGTTATATGAGTCGTGTGGTGTTTTTAATGGATCGCATCATGCGTCGTTTTGGTTTAAGCGGAAAAAGTATTGTGCCGCTTATTTCGGGTACAGCCTGTGCCATTCCGGCTATTATGGCAACCCGCAACATTGAAAGTTGGAAAGAGCGCCTCATAACCATTTTAGTAACCCCATTTACAACCTGTTCTGCCAGACTACCTGTTTATTTAATTATTATTGCTTTAGTAATTCCAGAAGGTCGAATTTTAGGATTGAGTTACCAGGCTTTAACACTCATGTTACTCTATTTAATTGGGTTTTTAACCGCCATTATTTCGGCAGCTATTTTAAATAAGATTTTAAAAATAAAAAGTAAAACGTTTTTTGTTGTTGAAATGCCTAATTATAAACTTCCACTATTTAAAAATGTGGTTTTAACTGTAGTAGAAAAAACAAAGGCTTTTATTTTTGGGGCAGGAAAAATTATTTTAGCCATCTCTATTGTGCTTTGGTTTTTAGCGTCTTATGGTCCTGGCGATAATTTTAATGATGCAGAAGCTATTGTTAAAAAGCAGTACAGCAATGAAAATTTAAGCCAAGAAGATTTACAACACCACATCGCTGCACATAAACTAGAACATTCGTTTATTGGTATTACAGGCCGCACCATTGAACCGCTTATTAGACCTCTTGGTTACGACTGGAAAATAGGTATTGCCATTGTGAGTAGTTTTGCTGCACGCGAAGTATTTGTTGGCACTTTAGCAACCATTTACAGTGTTGGTAATGATGATGAAGCAACCATAAAAAACCGAATGGCAGCAGAGGTTAACCCGATTCTTGGCGGACCACTATTTACGTTTGCATCAGGGATATCTTTATTGTTGTTTTATGCTTTTGCCATGCAGTGCATGAGTACCTTAGCAGTTGTAAAACGCGAAACCAATAGCTGGAAATGGCCCGTTTTACAACTTACCATCATGAGTGGTTTTGCTTATTTTGTGGCTTTAATTGCTTTTCAGTTTTTGAAATAATACCTCGCTGCGAAGGCAAGCATCTCATGAAATGAAACTGTAATATTAACGACTAAAAAAACGTGAACACCATACTTCAAAATATTTTAGTTTTTTCGGCACTCGGTTTGGCTGTATATTTTTTAATTAAAAAATACTTCTTAAAAAAACCGAAGACTAAAAAAGCATGTGGCAGCAACGATTGTGGTTGCCATTAATCTTATTGCTTTAAAAAGGCTTCTAAGTAATTGCTGGTGTTTAAATATTCAACACGCATATTTCTTAAATATTTTAAAATAGCTTCTCTGTTTATATAATCTGGCTTTAAACAGTCATTAAAAAGGGCATCTGCTACAGTAACAGCCACATACCAACTACCTGTTCTTGATATATAACTATCTTCAAAAAAAGGTTCTTTATCATTAGATTGCAAAGCGGCATCAATAAAAACAGGAAGTATATTGAATGTTTTTGTTGTAATTTCGACTTCATGAAATGAAAAATAATATACCGAACCATTAACTTCAAAAGGCACATTCCACGCTACATCTTGATGGTTTAATGCGTATTTTGTATTTACATAATTGTAAAATTCATCGGCGTCTTTGGGGTCTTCAAAAATAAAGGCATACCTTTTAGGAAGCTTTCTTTTAAACTTCTTGGCTACCATTACTTTATCGGTTTTAATGCTGGGAGCAATTCGTAACGGAATACAAGAAAAACAACCTAATGCAAAGCATATCAAAATAAAATGTTTCATATCCGTTAAGTATAAGTAACCTAAAAACCTACATCAAAAATTATACCTCTAATTCAAAGCTGGTTTTGCAATATTAATACTAAATCCTACCGATAAATAATTCATGGTATGATTAACACCCGTACCAAAAGAAAAATCTATTTGGCACTGCTCATGAATTAAATACGTTATACCGGCATCAAAATTAGCCTCATGTGTATCGACATTTACAATGCTTCCGTAAGGTTCTAAATAAAAACTAAACCTATTTGAAACAGCTATCCCTAAAGCGACGGAGTAAGTTAAATCGCCGTTACCATAACCAAAATAGTCGTAGCCTAAATTATAACCCAAACCAAGCGTTTCGTTTAATTGGTGAGAAATAGAGATTTTATTAATAGTACCAAGATTTTCATTAGATAGAAATTTTGATCCTGTTGGTAAAACCAGATGTGATAGAAACGCTATTTCTGTATTTATAGTTTCTTTTTTTAAAAGTTGAATTTTGGCACCTATTTCTAAATCACTTATTCCACTTTTTTCGATTGAATTTGTTTGATTTTTTATGCTTTCAAACTGATTCACAACGCGAATTTCAATGCCTTTCGTTAGGCCATATCTAAACAATGTTGATGGCGCTAACAGTTGCCTTTGCGAACTAAATGCATCTTCGGTAAAACCAATTAAAATACCAGATTCTATTTGAAAGCTACCTTGTTCTACTGTTGAAGAACTCTCGGTTTGGTCGGGTCTGTCTGTAATAATTTGGGCAAAACCAGTGTAGCCCATTATTACCATCATAATAATAGTTGTTAAAATATGTTTCACATGAAATTATTTATTCTGAAAAAACATCAGAAATTTAAAAAATGACTCTCCAGATTTGAGCGACTAAAAAAGTAACTACAAACCCTAAAATTACAGGCATAACTGAAGCAAAAACGGTCCATTTTAAACTTTTCGTTTCTTTATAAATGGTGTAAATAGTTGTGCTGCACGGATTATGTAATAAACTAAAAAGCATCAAATTTATAGCCGTTAAAAGTGTCCAGCCACCGGCTCGAAGCAAATCGCCTGTAGCATTCATAGAATCTAATTCGAACATAACACCAGCGCCTTCACCTGCATGAGCGCCCGTTACTAAAACGGTTAACATTAAAATGGTAGGAATAACAATTTCGTTGGCAGGTATAGCAACTATGTAAGCCAATAAAATAACCCCATTTAAGCCCAGTAAAAATCCGAAACCATCCATAGAATCAATTAACAAAGCTGCAATACTTTCGCCACCTATATGAATATTAGAGATAAGCCATATTACAGCTCCCGCCGGTGCGGCAAACACAATAGCACGCCATAAAACAATAGCCGTTCTGTCTATTAAAGATGTGTAAATGGTTTTCCAAAAACGCGGTGGTCTGTACGGTGGTAATTCTAAATTAAAAGTAGAAACTTCACCTTTTAAAACGGTTTTAGACAGCGCCCAAGATACTCCAAACATAAAGGCCATACCTAATACGGCAATTCCTATTACTGCTAATAACGACACAACGCTAGAAAACGATTCGGGAACAAC contains the following coding sequences:
- a CDS encoding DUF2779 domain-containing protein, encoding MRALTKSRFKLALECPNKLYYTKKTDYANLKVDNPFLDALASGGFQVEELAKLHYPNGILIEDKKSDGAYDYKDKLEETNKLLERENVVIFEAAFQFDNLFIRVDILEKKGNQINLIEVKSKSFYSSNSNYEFVGKRDGIEKSWAPYLFDVAFQKYVIEKSFPEFTVTPFLMLADKDKTTTIEGLNQLFRVTKKSNNRTGVEPKILKLNNPDKESVLSKVDVSGVINNIVSGKHRILKEYEFEDAIQLFSKAYKEDRYFDFDLNFQACKKCEFKTDVESQNLKSGFKECFSKKMGWKEDDFKDPNAFEIWKLHYTKLKTFQELEILKLEDIDDELLKPKSVSKPILDGMTSYERQLIQKTKATEKDFEPKVLKAKLKAEMDSWQFPLNFIDFEASVSPLPFYAGQHPYEKVVFQFSHHIYNEDGSIVHANEYININAGEFPNFEFVRELKLALEQNNGTVFQFSTYENSTLNQVKVQLENSNEPDRVELITFIKSLTTPPKSTDYKGEIWKPSRGMVDLCEVIKAYYYNPYTRGSNSIKAILPAVFETSEFIINKYSKPLANLNITSKNFKPNKVWITKVNGKVVDPYKSLDKPFKDWDDNFERVSDIEEINDGGAAMTAYGLAQYTDMKDDERDFIKSALLKYCELDTLAMVMVYEHLKEIII
- a CDS encoding helix-turn-helix transcriptional regulator; amino-acid sequence: MKSYPNLSRLILIIDILKRNRLTKAKLKDRLENFDVYVSEKTLQRDFNIIKDLGYDLILNNSYELSIENDITHEIDILNKVKDQMNSNGLHQFITDENTLQTPPTISSGILPTILKSITNRLSISFVYQSFNSNHKSSRHVAPLVLKEYNGQWHLLAFELYSDDPIAKVFGCDRINSLSTQEQFEINLIDKNKQKIIDFKNTLGASMPLSEWEPSKPYFKAPTTETIIIEVKDNYLPYLKNNPIHYSQHISNEKEGEFTKVHFKLIPNLELIKFILAQQGDIKIIEPVNLKKFIREYYKNLISDIT
- the rseP gene encoding RIP metalloprotease RseP — its product is MEFVIKISQFLLSLSLLIILHELGHFIPAKAFKTRVEKFYLFFDVKFSLFKKKIGDTVYGIGWLPLGGYVKISGMIDESMDTEQMAKEPQPWEFRSKPAWQRLIIMLGGVTVNFLLAILIYIGMSYAYGDKFLPNASIKDGVLIESSVANKAGLLTGDKIISVDGDRIEKFSEISEKVLFGKEVTVERDGVTTTIKMPEDFLSQLMDAKEKGFISLREPFIVMQVPDTSFNKASGIKAGDIFLSINDFKTKYIDQVKSGLEKFKGQQVTATVLRNDEEVQVPLKVDNEGRLALYYASASTPETLEKLGYYNYETLKYSLIESVPVGFKKAGDKVSSYLTQFKAIFTPSTGAYKGVGGFKAIYDIFPDYWNWQNFWSITAFLSIMLGVLNLLPIPALDGGHVMFLLYEIISGRKPGDKFMEYAQMVGFFILIALVLFANGNDVYKGITEWLNSK
- a CDS encoding SCO family protein; translated protein: MLSFFKDYKTFGIVFLILSVIIISIIYNTLNVYQPLPIYQPTMVSTELVDSTIQYKRKYHKIADFKLINQNGKTITQDDYKDKIYVADFFFTTCQTICPIMTGHMAEIQKAILNDDDVMLLSHSVTPEIDSVAQLKRYALEKGVVDSKWNLVTGDKKQIYELARKSYLAVKTFGDAGPFDMIHTENFMLIDKKRQIRGFYDGTNEEDIQKLLNDIDILKEEK
- a CDS encoding FeoA family protein, translating into METTLANLKRGERAIIRDVSSREIPLKLLEMGCLPGNFVELVQLAPFKDPMYLNINGSHVAIRKETAVHILIEKVDE
- the feoB gene encoding ferrous iron transport protein B translates to MSKQINVALIGNPNTGKTSVFNALTGLNQKVGNYPGITVEKKEGICKLPRGVKAHIIDLPGTYSLNASSLDENVVIELLLNKNDKDFPDIAVVVSDVENLKRNLLLFTQIKDLEIPTLLVINMADRMRYKGISLDIDYLEKQLQTKIALVSTRKKEGIDTLKQLISNYKDLSITPCLNASEIDKDYFDSLRHAFPNQLLYKLWLVITQDVNFGKTDRNEIEAVANFKTKSKIDLKRLQQKETIKRYQFINHVLKVGQTIDISQAKDLRTKLDRILTHRVWGYLIFFLILLTIFQAIYDWSSVPMDFIDNTFALLSEWVKDKLPSGAFTNLLAEGIIPGLGGIVIFIPQIAFLFLFISVLEESGYMSRVVFLMDRIMRRFGLSGKSIVPLISGTACAIPAIMATRNIESWKERLITILVTPFTTCSARLPVYLIIIALVIPEGRILGLSYQALTLMLLYLIGFLTAIISAAILNKILKIKSKTFFVVEMPNYKLPLFKNVVLTVVEKTKAFIFGAGKIILAISIVLWFLASYGPGDNFNDAEAIVKKQYSNENLSQEDLQHHIAAHKLEHSFIGITGRTIEPLIRPLGYDWKIGIAIVSSFAAREVFVGTLATIYSVGNDDEATIKNRMAAEVNPILGGPLFTFASGISLLLFYAFAMQCMSTLAVVKRETNSWKWPVLQLTIMSGFAYFVALIAFQFLK
- a CDS encoding transporter encodes the protein MKHILTTIIMMVIMGYTGFAQIITDRPDQTESSSTVEQGSFQIESGILIGFTEDAFSSQRQLLAPSTLFRYGLTKGIEIRVVNQFESIKNQTNSIEKSGISDLEIGAKIQLLKKETINTEIAFLSHLVLPTGSKFLSNENLGTINKISISHQLNETLGLGYNLGYDYFGYGNGDLTYSVALGIAVSNRFSFYLEPYGSIVNVDTHEANFDAGITYLIHEQCQIDFSFGTGVNHTMNYLSVGFSINIAKPALN